The sequence TACGCTCACGGGGCTCCGCACGCCTGCCTGGCGGCCACACACCCACCTGACGACCTGCGAAGACTCCAGGAGACTGACAACGATGGCCGACCGGGTCACGGTGATCGGCTGTGACGGCTCGCCGCTGACCGACGCGGCGCGCTCGGCTCTCGGCGCCGCCACACTGGTGGCGGGCGCGGGACATCACCTGACTCTCCCCGAGGTGCCCCGGACCGCCGAGCGCATCCGGCTCGGCAGCGTCGCCCTCGCGGCCCGCCGCATCGCCGCCCACCGCGGCACGGCCGTCGTCCTCGCCGACGGCGACCCCGGCTTCTTCGGGGTCGTACGCACCCTGCGCGCCCCCGAGTTCGGCCTGGAGGTCGAAGTCGTCCCCGCGGTCTCCGCCGTGGCCGCGGCCTTCGCCCGCGCCGGGATGCCCTGGGACGACGCACAGGTGGTCGTCGCACACCGGCGCACCCTGCGACGCGCGGTGAATGTGTGCCGCGCCCACACCAAGGTCGCCGTCCTCACCTCACCCGGCGCCGGCCCCGCCGAACTCGGCCTCCTCCTCGAAGGGGTCCACCGCACCTTCGTCATCTGCGAGGAGCTCGGCACCGAGCGTGAGCGGGTCACGATGCTCACCTCCGACAAGGTCGCCGACCACACCTGGCGCGACCCGAACGTCGTCATCGTCATGGGCGGCCCCGTCACGGCTTCCGAGGGCGGCGGTTGGATCGCCGGCCGCGACCCGGGCACCGGCCCGCGCGGCTGGGCGCTGCCCGACGACATGTACGGCGACGCGCTCGGCGAGGGCGAGACCGAGGTGCTGCGCGCCGCCCAACTCGCCCGCCTCGGGCCGCGGATCGGCGACCTCGTCTGGGACATCGGCTCCGGCAGCGGTGCCTTCGCCACCGAGGCCGCGCGCTGCGGCGCCGCCGTCATCGCCGTCGACCGCGACCCGGACGCCTGTGCCCGCACCATGGCCACCGCCCGCCGTTTCGGCGTCCAGCTCCAGATCGCGCACGGCACCGCCCCGCACATCCTTGAGAACCTCCCCGAGCCGGACGTCGTGCGCGTCGGCGGCGGCGGCGCCGCAGTGGTCTCCGCCGTCGCCGACCGGCGTCCCGAGCGGATCGTCACGCACGCCGCGACCCGCGACGCCGCCGAACTCATCGGCAGGGACCTGACCG is a genomic window of Streptomyces sp. NBC_00414 containing:
- the cbiE gene encoding precorrin-6y C5,15-methyltransferase (decarboxylating) subunit CbiE, yielding MADRVTVIGCDGSPLTDAARSALGAATLVAGAGHHLTLPEVPRTAERIRLGSVALAARRIAAHRGTAVVLADGDPGFFGVVRTLRAPEFGLEVEVVPAVSAVAAAFARAGMPWDDAQVVVAHRRTLRRAVNVCRAHTKVAVLTSPGAGPAELGLLLEGVHRTFVICEELGTERERVTMLTSDKVADHTWRDPNVVIVMGGPVTASEGGGWIAGRDPGTGPRGWALPDDMYGDALGEGETEVLRAAQLARLGPRIGDLVWDIGSGSGAFATEAARCGAAVIAVDRDPDACARTMATARRFGVQLQIAHGTAPHILENLPEPDVVRVGGGGAAVVSAVADRRPERIVTHAATRDAAELIGRDLTEHGYRVECALLQSVELDTRAWTEKERSVAFLLSGELGRRQAPR